Proteins encoded together in one Hevea brasiliensis isolate MT/VB/25A 57/8 chromosome 16, ASM3005281v1, whole genome shotgun sequence window:
- the LOC110651257 gene encoding uncharacterized protein LOC110651257 — protein sequence MEGEASVEFQDWEVLANSDAGLINSPNSANNSRNFDEIEADSEGVLRLDYFSLENNNRYAKTAVDASEEGSVESDNPSWIDPAPETRYQRRNSGELWSDSGSDRSDERKFSGFDVKNELDTVENMKTEVGFEGIGEIEGKDGKEGQFESPEGNFSNLEGKNEISFEENVKNQALFEEDNDLSNFWADSSGDSLVFGDVGKVNEGSEFLGESNIENSPKEDNLSVVAVGERKPAGSEAKRKMVWWKVPFELLKYCLFRVGPVWSFSMAAAVMGFIILGRRLYKTKSKIRSLPLKVTVDDKKVSQFISRAGRLNEAFSVVRRVPIVRPLLPATGPNSWPVMTLR from the exons ATGGAAGGAGAGGCATCAGTTGAGTTTCAAGACTGGGAGGTCCTAGCCAACTCCGATGCCGGCCTGATTAATTCGCCCAATTCTGCTAATAATTCCAGGAATTTTGATGAAATTGAGGCTGATTCTGAAGGTGTGCTCAGGTTAGATTACTTCTCCCTTGAAAATaataaccgatatgccaaaactGCTGTTGATGCTAGTGAAGAGGGTTCTGTGGAGTCTGATAATCCGAGTTGGATTGATCCTGCGCCAGAGACTCGGTATCAGAGGAGGAACTCTGGCGAGCTCTGGTCTGATTCGGGCAGTGATCGGTCTGATGAGCGGAAATTTAGTGGTTTTGATGTGAAAAACGAATTGGATACTGTGGAAAACATGAAAACCGAGGTTGGTTTTGAGGGGATTGGAGAAATTGAAGGTAAAGATGGTAAGGAAGGGCAATTTGAGTCTCCTGAAGGTAATTTTAGTAACTTGGAGGGTAAAAATGAAATAAGCTTTGAGGAGAACGTGAAAAACCAGGCCCTTTTCGAAGAGGATAATGATTTGAGCAATTTCTGGGCTGATTCAAGTGGTGATAGTCTGGTTTTTGGTGATGTTGGGAAGGTGAATGAGGGTTCTGAGTTTTTGGGTGAGTCCAACATTGAAAATTCGCCCAAAGAGGACAATTTGAGCGTTGTTGCAGTCGGAGAAAGAAAACCAGCAGGTAGTGAGGCGAAGAGGAAGATGGTGTGGTGGAAGGTCCCTTTTGAATTGTTGAAATATTGTCTTTTCAGGGTCGGTCCTGTTTGGTCTTTCTCTATGGCTGCAGCTGTAATGGGATTTATTATCTTGGGACGGAGATTGTACAAGACGAAGAGCAAGATAAGGAGCTTGCCACTTAAGGTTACTGTGGATGACAAG AAGGTTTCTCAGTTCATCAGTCGCGCTGGACGTCTTAATGAAGCATTTTCAGTGGTGAGACGAGTGCCCATTGTACGGCCATTGCTGCCTGCAACTGGGCCGAATTCATGGCCTGTGATGACTTTGAGATGA